The following DNA comes from Marinilactibacillus sp. Marseille-P9653.
GGTTTCTGGCTTCCACTGGTCAGCTGCTTCCGTCATTTGACCTAAAATCTGTTCAATCTCACTTTTATCTTTTGCATTAGCTCCACTTGCAAGCGGGTGTCCTCCGCCATCATGTTGTTTTGCAATCTCATTGATAACTGGCCCTTTTGAACGTAATCTACAACGATAATGACCTTCCACTTGCTGAACAAATATGCCCCAGACTTTCACGCCCTCAATGGATCCTGGAAGAGAAACGATACCATTTGTATCCTTATCTCCAATATTCATACTCTTCAAAGTTTCCTGAGTCAGTATGATATGTCCTACGCCTTGATCATTGATTGAGAAGTTTTCTAATACATACCCCATTAATTTAGCAACTGGTGGTTTGATGACATTCATTTTATTATTTAATGCTGTATGTGAAAATGGAAAGTTCATTAGTTCTGCACTAATTTGCATTGTATAACTGGACGTTCCATTATATAAGAATCGATTTGTATCTCCAACAATCCCTGCGTACAATAATCTTGCTGCTTCTGTCGTCATGACCAGTTCATCTTTAAATGTTAGCCAAAAGTCAGCAAT
Coding sequences within:
- a CDS encoding bifunctional oligoribonuclease/PAP phosphatase NrnA, producing MTLKSMNTADYDTKLEILNTIKKWETIIIHRHERPDPDALGSQCGLAELIKGTYPDKKVYTAGFDNDNLAFLQKMDPPKKEDYANALVIVTDTANVKRIDGKAFDLSENWIKIDHHPLDDSYGDIEWVNTKASSCSEMIADFWLTFKDELVMTTEAARLLYAGIVGDTNRFLYNGTSSYTMQISAELMNFPFSHTALNNKMNVIKPPVAKLMGYVLENFSINDQGVGHIILTQETLKSMNIGDKDTNGIVSLPGSIEGVKVWGIFVQQVEGHYRCRLRSKGPVINEIAKQHDGGGHPLASGANAKDKSEIEQILGQMTEAADQWKPETV